TCTGTGGACAATCAAGCTAATACAGCTGCCCGTCCTCACCGGGAGCATTTCATTGGTAACCTTCCAAGTTTCTGGGTTCTGTGTTTCTTTAAGGAGGACTTCCCATGTGCCTGGCTTAAGTAAGGCTCTTGGTAAATAAAGACACAGTATTTGCCCTCAAGGAGTACAGTTAAGGGCACGTCGGAGAAGAGTTATAACCGAGCGTCAGAGGTGGCGGCATGCAGGCATCCGCAAGGTGTTGTGGTAAGACCAACGGCACAGTTAACCCGGCCCAAGGTGTCAAAGAAGACTTGACAAAGGCCATGATGTCCAGGCTGGTTCTTGAAGACCAAGGAAGGCTTAGCCGGgcaaggaagaggggaggagcatgtgcaaaggccaaGAGGCTGGAGAAAACATGGTATATTCAGGGAGCTCCAAGTAGTTTGCCTAGCTAGAGTATGGGGTATAAGAGACGGAACAGGTACAAAGGTAGCAAGAGATGAAGGGCTCTGTGTGGCAGGCTAGCTAGGGAGTTTGGCTCTTACTCTCAGAGTGAAGGGAGATTATGAAAGGCTGTTGAACCTCAGGATGATTTACCTTCTGAAAGATCCCTCTGGCAGCAGTGTAAAAAACGGACTGCGGAGGTAGATCAGAAAGCAAGCTACAGGAGGCCAGCAAGAATAATGAGGATCTGAACAAGGGCAGTACAGACGGAGAGGGGCAGCTGAGAGGTGAAATTTTGTGAGGGCTAGATGAACCaagatggtgggggggagggggcaggggagagaggcagtggTAGACCACTCCCAGGTTTCCAACTTCAACAATGGTCCAGCCACATAACAGAGGGAACTCGGGATGAGGGGCAAGTATTTGGGAAGGAGAGAATATATTCAGGCTAGCACTTGTTCGGTTTGAAATTCCGATAAAACACGTGCGAGACGTTAAGGAGACGGTTGGAACTCTGGGTTGAGACGTACACAGATTTGACAGGCGTCAGAACTCAGAATAAAAGCTGCGGGAGCCACAGGTGTGGTGCAATCGGGCAGGGAATGTGTAGACTGAGAAGCAGACAAAACCGTGGGGAACTCTATCTTCCTCTTCTGAACGCCTATAGCATCTGCCTGTAACTTACGGAATGTGTTACGTGCTGCAACATCTAGCTCAGTGCCTACTTGTGCACAAAAAGTACCACGCTTGATATGAGGGtacaaagaggaaaacaagaaggTCCTTTCATCCAAGGGAACTATGATGTAGTCGTGGAGAATTATACCCACCTATTAtgcaaaatgaaatcaagagctacAAATATGCTGAGTGTTGAAGAGGCAATTAATTCAATGGAAGAGAGAACACAGGTTTCAGGAAGGGAGGAGAGCATTGGAGTTGGGGTGGAAAGTGGATtttgcaagcagggaaggggaaaggaggcaggTAATCAGAAGCTGGAAACTAACAAAGATCACAACAGAATGAAGTGGGCGAAGCGACAGAAAGAGGCTGGGAAGGTGGCTTGAGGCCAGGGCCCAGGGAATCCTTTCTCAGGCGTCCATTTTAAAGAAGGCACAGAGGAGGAGCCTATGGATATCCAAGCGCTTGTGACGCAGCAGCTTCATTTCTGCCTCGCCACTAAGTTCAGAAATAAATGCTAAAGGAAACCGAAAAATCACCACACTAAGGCTTATGGCTTGTAAATGCTCTTTCTCAATTCCGTATTTCCATTCTGCAAAACTCTGTGTTAGTGGAACTTTAATTACTTGGCTTCGTTATAAAATTTCCATTGCATGTAAGTGTAAATAATTTCACTCTAATGCACTCATTTGAATCTGTGACTGACAGCAGTGGGAGAAATCACGTCTTTATGGTACTTCCTTGGCACGCCGAAGGGAAACAAAATGTATGCTGTTAATCAGGTCATGAGTGACTTGGAAAGTGATGGGTTGCATAAAGATagcaaataataagaaataaatagattttaaagattaaaaatattttatttaaacttttcttcataaacacttttaacattttttttcaatttaaaaacagaatggaTAGCATAAACATGTTTGAATAGATTATATTCACGGCTTGGGAAAAATTACCTGACAAAAATGTAAAGGCTTTCAAAACAGGTATAAAAGGCAAACCTTAAATTATTCTAAGATTTTTAAATCGGCCTTAGGATTATTTGACTACTGGCCCAAAATGTACCTAAaggtcaaaatatttttctatagacAAAGTATGCCCAAGAGGTACAGGGCATATACAAGTTAGGTAGAAAATAACCTCTCCGACTATCTCACTGGAACATTCCTTCAGAAAGCAAACACCTAACCCTTACTGATATACTGATTAATAAGGTTTTTAATGTAGCTGTtcccaaagatgtaaaaaaagaaaatcccagattATGAAGGGGGAACAAACCACGCTGAGGGCATTCTCTCAGCGTCGCCCGTGTACCAGTGAAGTCACACGGGTGTATGTACTGCAAGGGTAGGACTGCATGAGCTTACCTATTCTGGTCTGTGTCTATTGAATATTTGACTTTATAAACTCTCGATAAACTAATTTCTCAGGACTTTCATTTTGAAGATAAATCTCTTTTAGAAGATATTTATTCCCAAACCAACTCTAATCTGATTGAATAAACGTATGATCCCTAAAAATGttgagtacaaaaaaaaaaatcaaaaacgtATAGTAGGCAAACAAGAAAAATGGCACTGGCAGTTTTACTGCCATATAGCCCTCAGTTACAGCTAATTTACACTATTATCTATGTTGTGTTTTACTTCAGTCTAAAACTTTAAATTATGTATTCTCAAAAGAGCTAGTCTTTTCTGAGAGATAGCTTATAAACTGAAATATCGATTTATATTATAAACTGAAATGTTATGACCTACaaccacatatacatatataaaaatagtcCCACTGAACGTTTGACATGTTTAGGTTATGCAGCTCaaataatttgttataaaatattttaaagcttagtTTCATGTAATTAAGACAAAACTCTCCATTTTTACCACTTCTCCCCACACAAATGTGTGTGTCCTTTACTATGACTCGAGCAGGCTTCCCAGAATGAGGTGTCCAAAGGTGCTGCTTTAGAAAAGATAAGTGAAGGGCTCAGTCAATATTTCACAAATTAGAGTAACACGCACACACAGAGCAGAGCaatgaggacacagagaatgTTGTCTCAAGAAAAGCTAGTAATTCTATTAATTAcgctttgcttttataaaaaccAGTAGTACTTCTTCCAATACAAAACCTTCAAAGTGAGAAtcttgaattttgtgaaatggcTGTAGTGCAAGGATTTTCTTTAAGCAGATTAAAGTCAAAACTGAAATTCAAGGTCAAAGATAGGGAacagaacaaacatttctaattaaGATGCAATTACTGAAGATCAGCTATTTTTGTCAAGTCTGGTGTTTAAAATGTAAAGTGAAAATTAACACACAAAGATCACAACAGTTACACTGTAGTTTCCAATCtcttactgaatttttaaaaaccactaccTTGAGCACATACAATGTATCTAAACAAAAAATGGTTCCAAATGaagcacacaaaaaataaacgtgaaaaaaattcTATGGAAAAATTTTCCATAGTTTagtataacaaaaataaatctctttcagCAATGAAACCGTAATTTTAAAAGGGAATGTAGGTTAATCGTGGATTTAAAATAACCTATATTAGCACTACATATAAACGGATGAATTTTCTCATACATTCAGAACCCAAGCAATACCAACTATTCTTAAAGCTCAAAACTGACTACAGCTAACATCAGGTCAGACATGACTCACGTGTGAAGCTGAACCCACAGTTAGTTCAAGTTAGGATTTCACAAATTTTCCAAAACACGAACTGTGATCTTGGTCTTGTGTCTTTAGAATGATAGACCAAGAATAGTCAACAGTTTGCCCAGATCTTACACTAACTAGGACTATGAAGTCATATCTAAGCAATTAACAAGAACCACCACTGGTGTGTAAAAGTGTAAAAGCCTGATAGGGGTACCCTGTCTCGGTCTTTTCCAGCAAAAGACAAcaatgaggaaaataatgaagacattatcattattttctttaaagcaagAAAGCACACAAAGCACTAAACCAACtaatatattagaaaaagaattaaatggctACTCTAATTcctagttttcaaaaataaaatgattaaaaatgatttttaaaaggtagaaaaagacTTTTACCCATATTACCATGGGAAACAAGATCATGACTTCACTCTTCCATTTTGTGTTCAGTGGTggcagcagcaaaaaaaaaaacaaaaaacaaaaaaaaaacaaaaaacaaaaaaaacgaaaacaaaaaataaaaaacaaaaaacaaaaccaaaaaagtgaAACTAGAAAATTTATACAACAGCCATAGAAGAAGGCATTGCAATATTGCACCAATATCCTAAGCTCTGGCAAGTTTTGCCAGTGTAGATCTAGTCTGTATCAGATATAGACTCTACTCAAGAGAAAATGGCATCAATTTGAATGATCCACTCCCTGGTTATTCTTGCTTAATTTTGTCAACTACATGATTTTCCTTCGAGTTGAAAGACTTGAAAGGTGCACAGCTAATCCTACAACacttttataaatgcttttaaacaGTTAACTTTGATGCATTCTGAATTTTGAGGTTACTATCCTTCATGCTAGTAGctttcagtaaataaaacaaaggctGAGGGCTTACATCCCCAGTGCCACTAAATATTTTGTACTAAATAAACAAGTAGATATAACCAGTAAGACTGTAATTCTATTTCTTACCTCTAAgtcaaaaatgaactcaaattttCCACGAGATGCTACTTTCCATTCAACAACAGATGCAGCAGCCTTCTTGAATGTAAAGAACGGGAGTTGCACTTACTTTTAGGGGGCCTTTATTTAGGAGTCTGGTATTACCTAAATTCTCTTTAAAAGTGCTTGCACGCTGCAGGGCCAGGACTGCATATACCACTCCGATTCTCACTAAAAACAGGGTAACGTTAAACAGActgcaaagaaaaacattttcaaaaagaagacaTACGTTGATAAGGAACACTAAAcgtttacttttgaaaataaaatacaaaatgttagtTTTCAGAAATCCATACATGTTTCAGGAATACAAGGAGCTCAAATATTACTGAATCAGTATGGACTGAAGATAGGCTACTTTGATACCAAATGAGGACTCCAGttattttaactttctaaaaatgttagTACATGAAAAGACGTTACATCTAAAATTCAACAAGTATGGCAAACCGTGTGTGCAAGTGCACTAGCTTAAAAATATAGAATCCTAACCACGCATAAAAGGAGATGTGCCTTGTACGTTCCTAAGATGTACGCAAGTATGGGTATGCTTTCGCTAACACAAtgcagagaagagaaggcagcTTAGAAATAgtgttttgaatataaaaaagttaactttgtagaaaatttatatttttgcattttcagCAAAAAGCCATGCAAAAAGGTCAAGAGTTTTAAcgtaaataataaaaccaaaaggtcaaacagactgaaatacactGAAATAAATGTTCCAAAAGATTTCAGATTGAGATAGGAACCGAAATTACATCCAGTGACACTTATCAGGTCTTCTCTTAGAAGAGGCATGACTCCTACGCTGACAtctgaaagaaatgtttaaagcaTAAAATCAACTTCCCAGATAAGTGGATCACTCTATTAAACTGCTTCTGGAAGTAGTTTCAAGAGCTAGCGCTTCGAATTAACTTATTGCATGAGTTTGAggccactaaaaagaaaaaaaaaaaaggatgctagCACAGAATGAAGAATTTTTTACGATATTAGACCAATGGCTTTGATAGTAAAACTGGTGaggtttttctttatgttttttaattaactacTCTGTCACAAACAAATTTTTTGTTTGGCTTATTTAAAGGGAGAAAGATGTCATTAGTTGCAACGTCTGACCTCGTCCAGTATATATTCCGGAAAATGCAGGTTGCATACTTGTAAACCATCTAGCTTGCAGGGCATCCGCGGGTACTCGTCTTCCTTCCACTTGTTTTCTTCTGGATCAAAAGTGAGAATGGAATCGCTGTAATGACCATTGTAGCAAAGGCCTCCGAGAACCATTATCTGTTTGTCCAGCACAGTCACACCATGACCACTTCTGCCAATTGGCATGGATGCCAAAATGGTCCACTGATCAGTCTCTGGGTTGTACACTTCTGTGGAAGGGCATCCCTGAGACTCAAAAGAGGCTCTCAAGATCACACAGACGCCACCGAAGACATAAAGCTTGCCGTTGTAAGAAATCATCTTGTGAAAGCATCTTGCGTAATTCATTTTGCTCTTATTCTCCCAACAGTTGGTAACCACTTGAGTTCTCCTGGTCCGCTGTTCTATGGTCCCTTCTTTACTGGGGTCAAACACACACACCTGTTTGGAGGTGGAAGACGAGGTGATTCCACCGGTGATGAACAACTTGTTATTGAGCACTGTCCCTTCATGTCCGTATTTGTTAACTGGATAAGGATCCACAAATTCCCATTTATCATTGGTGATGTCATACCTCTCAGTTGAATAGAAAGTCTCATCTCTGGTTCTGCCTGCCACAGCGTAAATAAACTTTCCAATGACACCAACTGCAAACTCTGAACGTGGCACAGACATGTCTGCCATCCGGAGCCAAGAGTTTTGCCTGGGGTCATACCTGAACACTTTGGAAGAAGCATGGAATTCGCCATCTGGGCCCAGTTCTTCCCCGCCCAACAAGAACACAAAGTTATTGACGATAGCAAGGCAATCCGGGCGCAGAGGAACTTGTGGGCCCTCCAGTTCCcaccagactcttggtttctttaAGAGAAGAATTTTACTGTTAACCATGCTATGTCCAATCATGCCTCGGAATACTGTAGTTTGGGGTTTGGCAGAACGGATGCGGCTTGACTTCATGTCCAACAAAGGCTGCTGGTGAATGTTCTGAAAGTAATTCAGTGCTTGGTCAACTTCATAGCGCAGCTGTCGGGAGTATCTATAAAATTCGGATGTCTTAACCTAAGAATACAAGTAAAAGAatttaaccaaaagaaagaacatcaaTGGCAAACAAGATATCAAAGCCAACTAAGATGATTAGTGTATGATTTGAGGCTTACTTTTTGCTAAAACTGTTTCTCCTGTTAAGATCACATACTATTTTTTAAGCAAAGTTTTATcatatttgttttcataataatCTATGCACATCCCCAAgccttttaatgtaaatatttattttccaggcACAAGGCTACATTCCTCTAACAAAATGTACTAATCATTCATCTACTGTATGTCAGGCCCTGGGATACAAGTGGTGGCTATGAGGACAAACAGAGGTTTCACAGTAGAGGAAATCATGGCCATGGTTTTCTTAACCACGAGGAACACTGTAAGAACAGCCATGACTGAAAAACTTGGGCAATCAAGTTAGTGAgttagtaaaaatttaaatatatacaaaattctCAAGTTTTTGATATAAAGAATTGGTTTGATATCATCAACTCCTACAATCATAACCCAGTTGACAAGGAAAGGtcaagtttttttccttttttttaaaaaaaacatttatttatttctgagagagagagggcaaggggcagagagacagacagacagaggatccaaagagggctctgcgctgacagcagagagcccaatgcagggcttgagctcacaaacatgagatcatgacctgagccaaagtgagatgctcaaccaactgagccacctggtgccccaacttttttgttctttttcttggaGCTGGAACTACCTCATTGTGATGATTATCAAGATCTTATTAAGCACTTTTAAGTACTGTGCTAAGTTCTATAGggacataaaaatgttaagatgGGGTCTCTTTCCTCAAAGAACTTAGAATCTGTGTCTGGGGAAATGAAAATAGATAACAGTTgccaataagtaaataaacaaggcAGTTGACAGTTGGGAATGAGGGTGTAATATGGGAGTTCTGTGGAACTTAGGACATGGAACATACACCAAACTGGCCCAAAACACTCACGGGTTACCTCATGGAAGAGGTAGGAAGCTGGAATCCGTGAAGAAAAAGCTTGTATCCTAGTGACAAGAATGAGACAAGAATCTTCAACTTCAAGGGGAAAATCAGCTATTGTAGACAGAAGATGGGCAGAAGAGCATGACTGATGTGAAGTAGAGACAGGGAGCAAAGGCGATGACTCGAACTGATCTGAGGATTTAGACTTGAGGCGCTCGTGAGAGCAGGATCACTAAGGGACTCTGGAGAGGCATTCCACTTCACTGGTGATCAATCTATACTGGTGGGAGGATGCTGAGGCGGAGATGTCTAGGAGTGTACAGGGAACCCAGCGTGGCTGTGTGGGAGGGAGCCAGAACTACACATAAATGTTTAGgagctttctttccttcctctcctttttccttcctcctccctagTTTTCTCATTCACGCCCCACCTTGGTCCAAAAAGTTTGAAACAGAAAGCACCGCAAatgtgtttttaagtattttgttaaCTGCATTTCAATAGGATTGGC
This region of Felis catus isolate Fca126 chromosome X, F.catus_Fca126_mat1.0, whole genome shotgun sequence genomic DNA includes:
- the KLHL15 gene encoding kelch-like protein 15, which codes for MAGDVEGFCSSIHDTSVSAGFRALYEEGLLLDVTLVIEDHQFQAHKALLATQSDYFRIMFTADMRERDQDKIHLKGLTATGFSHVLQFMYYGTIELSMNTVHEILQAAMYVQLIEVVKFCCSFLLAKICLENCAEIMRLLDDFGVNIEGVREKLDAFLLDNFVPLMSRPDFLSYLSFEKLMSYLDNDHLSRFPEIELYEAVQSWLRHDRRRWRHTDTIIQNIRFCLMTPSSVFEKVKTSEFYRYSRQLRYEVDQALNYFQNIHQQPLLDMKSSRIRSAKPQTTVFRGMIGHSMVNSKILLLKKPRVWWELEGPQVPLRPDCLAIVNNFVFLLGGEELGPDGEFHASSKVFRYDPRQNSWLRMADMSVPRSEFAVGVIGKFIYAVAGRTRDETFYSTERYDITNDKWEFVDPYPVNKYGHEGTVLNNKLFITGGITSSSTSKQVCVFDPSKEGTIEQRTRRTQVVTNCWENKSKMNYARCFHKMISYNGKLYVFGGVCVILRASFESQGCPSTEVYNPETDQWTILASMPIGRSGHGVTVLDKQIMVLGGLCYNGHYSDSILTFDPEENKWKEDEYPRMPCKLDGLQVCNLHFPEYILDEVRRCN